A part of Legionella quinlivanii genomic DNA contains:
- a CDS encoding helix-turn-helix domain-containing protein, with product MKVIPSARKAQLVDYILLGWQTSTYTLKNSSNKWFMKPYAQIVEDTGIPKSTLERYIKELHEEGFIERRQALYSRTRDQGGFEVKKGNYIHITDKLLALIKPSEPASNIPPSDIKDINNDINASNEDKHQNQDKIKPKCNNVTINEGIDPLKMRGLYISDLYPSSFINTISFKKLTRSVDKPTLQRLSQQFDTIQNFFCSEIKEEIPDEVKKLVLGTFFNLSFTHKKQLSSPKQLAAEYLFVLLNNEFYLPDVTCFKHRNNILSKMIRENRWRTPKGFYKHFYLGQDFKDQQALREERYQQQKNNEINYDYERIEEQKDERLAQLEAQMLEKSLLIETLTQSIYQQSTEEMIVSIRERIQEIKRELEQLWQQQFLIEQENERQPFNPIKQCA from the coding sequence ATGAAAGTTATTCCATCTGCCCGAAAAGCGCAGCTTGTGGATTATATACTGCTCGGCTGGCAAACCAGTACCTACACTTTAAAAAACTCAAGTAATAAATGGTTTATGAAGCCTTACGCTCAAATCGTAGAGGATACAGGCATCCCCAAAAGCACCCTGGAGCGATACATCAAAGAATTACACGAAGAAGGATTCATTGAAAGACGCCAGGCGCTCTATAGTAGAACCAGAGATCAGGGTGGCTTTGAAGTTAAAAAGGGCAACTACATTCACATTACCGATAAACTACTGGCATTAATTAAGCCCTCTGAACCTGCTTCCAATATTCCACCATCGGATATAAAAGATATTAACAACGATATCAATGCGTCTAATGAGGATAAGCATCAAAATCAGGACAAGATCAAACCAAAATGCAATAATGTTACTATAAATGAGGGGATCGATCCCCTCAAAATGAGGGGATTATATATAAGTGATCTTTATCCCTCTTCTTTTATTAATACTATTAGTTTTAAAAAACTAACTCGTTCTGTGGATAAACCCACACTACAGCGATTAAGCCAGCAATTCGATACTATCCAAAACTTCTTCTGTTCAGAAATCAAGGAAGAAATCCCTGATGAAGTCAAAAAACTGGTATTAGGCACGTTCTTCAATCTAAGTTTTACACACAAAAAGCAACTTTCATCTCCGAAACAACTGGCAGCGGAATATTTGTTTGTCCTGCTTAACAATGAATTTTATTTACCGGATGTGACCTGTTTTAAGCATCGTAATAACATCCTTTCAAAAATGATCCGGGAAAATCGCTGGCGAACTCCTAAGGGGTTCTATAAGCACTTTTACTTGGGACAAGATTTTAAAGACCAACAGGCACTGCGCGAAGAACGATATCAGCAGCAGAAAAATAACGAAATAAATTACGACTATGAGAGGATTGAAGAGCAAAAAGACGAACGACTTGCCCAGTTAGAAGCGCAAATGCTTGAAAAAAGCCTCTTAATTGAGACGTTGACTCAAAGTATTTATCAGCAATCCACTGAAGAAATGATTGTTTCGATTAGAGAGCGTATTCAAGAGATAAAACGCGAACTGGAGCAGCTATGGCAGCAACAGTTTTTAATTGAGCAAGAGAATGAACGGCAACCATTTAATCCCATAAAGCAGTGTGCATAA
- a CDS encoding endonuclease yields MKTVSLLIILLFSQVCDAVPPTNFAQAKKIATAVFESHPITLYCQCHYQNKQIDLASCQMNAAADKKRALRLEWEHMMPAANFGRQFACWREPLCRRTNGTPYKGRACCEKIEPRFRQAEAELYNLWPEVGLLNQLRSDYRYAELPNKSKTYGCEFYVDSATRRIEPADAVKGLVARANLFMADRYGIALSGAQKQLFLAWHRQFPPTAWEKEWASQVAGIEGYSNPWIDAAS; encoded by the coding sequence ATGAAAACCGTATCGCTCTTAATTATTCTTTTATTTAGCCAGGTGTGTGATGCAGTACCGCCTACTAATTTCGCGCAAGCTAAAAAAATAGCAACGGCCGTATTTGAGTCACATCCCATCACCCTGTATTGCCAGTGCCATTACCAAAACAAGCAAATTGATTTGGCAAGCTGCCAGATGAATGCCGCCGCCGATAAAAAACGCGCCCTGCGCCTGGAATGGGAACATATGATGCCCGCCGCAAATTTTGGCCGGCAATTCGCCTGTTGGCGGGAGCCGCTTTGCCGACGTACTAACGGAACACCTTATAAAGGGCGGGCTTGTTGTGAAAAAATAGAGCCGCGGTTTCGTCAAGCGGAAGCTGAGCTTTATAATTTATGGCCGGAAGTTGGTTTGTTAAATCAGCTCCGTTCTGATTATCGCTATGCCGAGCTCCCTAATAAATCCAAAACCTACGGCTGTGAGTTTTACGTGGATAGCGCTACACGTCGGATTGAGCCTGCCGATGCGGTGAAAGGCCTTGTTGCCCGTGCAAACCTTTTTATGGCTGACCGCTATGGCATTGCATTAAGTGGCGCACAAAAACAATTATTTCTTGCCTGGCATCGTCAGTTTCCGCCAACGGCTTGGGAAAAAGAGTGGGCTAGTCAAGTGGCTGGTATTGAAGGTTATTCTAATCCCTGGATTGATGCGGCTTCTTAG
- a CDS encoding response regulator: protein MSDNPNGLLQDELLKRLRELEEELSFYHHMMNYIPGHIYWLDQNNRYLGCNQEHANNIGLSNRLDIVGKTNDDMPWKEIAETVNQTNREVMRTGEPVTIKETGLINGVQSTFLSQKVPLKNKNNETVGIMGISINITEIEQLQKSLIEAKKGAEAASQAKTEFLENMRHDIRTPLTGIVGFADLLKMESDNPHIKEYSENLVASSHALLDLLDEVLEAIRVSSGEIPRLKKKFDLKAALEHVIKLNMARAAQKRLSLSLQFDEAIPRYVIGDKVRIHRIILELVANALNFTDTGFVKLSAHLAKQEGKQLVLMLVVEDSGMGIPKDKQQEIYVQFKRLTPSYQGIYKGAGLGLSVVKQFVDELNGEIYVKSEPRKGSSFTCVIPLQEPLLDNDLGMEEQDSLVDQLYETTYAQQIKPPPCPSVESAEHRVLVVEDNIIAQHAARSLLSKLQCAVDIAEDGKTALDLWKTQHYDLILMDIGLPDVDGYEVTHAIRVQELTKKTHTPIIALTAHAGDENKKRCIDAGMNAVLTKPLTAKNCSDIVTAFIPGRQSPDPRAGNAAYRADLPEEEAHLFQLNEFPLLDVEEGLKTTGTQSQLADMLAFMVKDSLPQDFSLMQKAHDEGNWEKTQQLAHKIKGGAVYVGATRIKIACQYLERYWKAGQSDLLEPLYQQAITVIKDSTEAINDWIKQTNGS from the coding sequence ATGAGCGATAATCCTAACGGACTACTGCAGGATGAATTACTAAAACGTCTTCGGGAGCTTGAAGAGGAATTATCCTTTTATCATCACATGATGAATTATATTCCTGGGCATATTTATTGGTTAGATCAAAACAATCGCTATCTGGGCTGCAATCAGGAGCATGCCAACAATATTGGTCTTAGTAACCGATTGGATATTGTTGGAAAAACGAACGACGATATGCCCTGGAAAGAAATTGCCGAAACAGTGAATCAAACCAATAGGGAAGTGATGCGCACCGGAGAGCCCGTTACCATCAAAGAAACCGGGTTAATCAACGGCGTTCAATCCACTTTTCTATCTCAAAAAGTGCCTTTAAAAAATAAAAATAATGAAACGGTAGGAATAATGGGGATATCCATTAACATTACCGAAATAGAACAACTGCAAAAATCACTCATTGAAGCTAAAAAAGGCGCTGAAGCAGCCAGCCAGGCGAAAACAGAATTTCTGGAGAACATGCGCCACGATATCCGTACCCCATTAACCGGTATTGTAGGGTTTGCCGATTTACTTAAAATGGAATCGGATAACCCCCACATCAAAGAATACTCTGAGAACTTGGTAGCCTCCAGCCATGCCCTATTGGATTTATTGGATGAAGTGCTTGAAGCCATTCGTGTCAGTTCAGGAGAAATCCCCAGGCTTAAAAAGAAGTTTGATTTAAAAGCAGCATTAGAGCATGTCATTAAATTGAACATGGCGAGAGCCGCCCAGAAACGATTATCGCTGTCTTTACAATTTGATGAAGCTATCCCCCGTTATGTCATAGGGGATAAGGTGCGTATTCATCGCATTATCCTTGAATTAGTGGCCAATGCCTTAAATTTCACGGATACTGGATTTGTGAAATTATCCGCGCATCTTGCTAAACAGGAAGGGAAGCAATTGGTGTTAATGCTGGTTGTTGAAGATTCAGGCATGGGCATTCCCAAAGACAAACAGCAGGAAATCTATGTTCAATTTAAGCGCTTAACCCCTTCCTACCAGGGCATTTATAAAGGGGCTGGCTTGGGTTTATCGGTAGTGAAGCAATTTGTGGATGAATTAAACGGTGAAATTTATGTTAAAAGTGAGCCTCGCAAGGGCTCATCCTTCACCTGCGTCATCCCTCTCCAGGAGCCGCTTCTCGATAATGATTTAGGCATGGAAGAACAGGATTCGCTGGTCGATCAACTGTACGAAACGACGTATGCACAGCAAATTAAACCACCACCCTGCCCCTCCGTAGAATCCGCTGAGCACCGAGTACTCGTGGTTGAAGATAACATCATTGCACAGCATGCCGCCCGATCATTATTATCCAAACTTCAATGTGCCGTTGATATCGCAGAAGACGGCAAGACCGCGCTCGATTTATGGAAAACGCAACACTATGATTTGATCCTGATGGACATCGGCTTGCCTGATGTAGACGGTTACGAGGTGACGCATGCGATTCGCGTGCAGGAATTAACCAAAAAAACGCATACGCCTATTATTGCCTTAACGGCACATGCCGGCGATGAGAATAAAAAACGCTGTATCGATGCGGGTATGAATGCCGTACTGACCAAACCGCTTACGGCTAAAAATTGTTCTGATATTGTCACGGCGTTTATTCCGGGGCGTCAATCCCCAGATCCCCGCGCTGGAAATGCTGCTTATCGCGCAGACTTGCCAGAGGAAGAAGCGCATTTATTTCAGCTCAATGAGTTTCCACTCTTAGACGTTGAGGAAGGTTTAAAGACAACCGGAACCCAATCTCAGCTGGCTGATATGTTGGCGTTTATGGTGAAGGACTCCTTACCCCAAGATTTTTCGTTAATGCAAAAAGCGCACGATGAGGGCAACTGGGAAAAAACCCAGCAACTCGCCCATAAAATCAAAGGCGGTGCAGTGTATGTAGGCGCTACCCGCATCAAAATAGCCTGCCAATACTTGGAACGCTACTGGAAAGCGGGCCAAAGTGACTTGCTTGAACCATTATATCAGCAGGCGATCACTGTCATTAAAGACAGCACTGAAGCGATAAACGACTGGATCAAACAAACGAACGGCTCGTGA
- a CDS encoding NAD-dependent epimerase/dehydratase family protein — translation MNILITGGCGFIGSHLAQYYLGKGHKVVCVDNLDTGKIENINEFKQHHSFTFEKTDLLTWPNLQDTVSWADVIFHLAASVGMFKVLHDPIAVINNNIIACNHLLQAIDKAQKKPITVIVSSSAVYGDSKGLCESSSLNLKPLTNSHMTYSISKLTEEIIGYAYFYQKNIPVILPRIFNTIGPRQTGQYGMVVPRFIKQACENEPITVFGDGHQTRSFCDVRDVVAALDLLINTPASIGKSINIGNNREISINNLAELTKSYSNSNSTIVHIPYEEAYGVDYVDIEQRCPNLNTLLTLTSFQHKWTLEETLKDLITKYKQSPNNG, via the coding sequence ATGAACATACTAATCACTGGTGGCTGCGGTTTTATTGGCTCTCATCTTGCCCAATACTATCTTGGAAAAGGGCATAAGGTTGTATGCGTTGACAATTTAGACACTGGAAAAATTGAAAATATCAATGAATTCAAACAGCATCATTCATTTACATTTGAGAAAACCGATTTATTGACTTGGCCAAACTTGCAAGATACAGTGAGTTGGGCAGATGTGATTTTCCATCTAGCCGCATCGGTTGGAATGTTTAAAGTCTTACATGATCCAATCGCTGTAATAAATAATAATATTATTGCCTGCAACCATTTGCTACAGGCAATCGATAAGGCTCAAAAAAAACCTATTACGGTCATTGTTTCCTCATCTGCTGTTTATGGTGATTCAAAAGGGCTGTGCGAAAGTAGTTCCCTAAATTTGAAACCTCTTACAAACTCCCATATGACTTATTCCATAAGTAAACTAACTGAGGAAATAATCGGGTACGCCTATTTTTATCAAAAAAATATACCTGTCATACTACCCCGAATATTTAATACAATTGGCCCCAGGCAGACAGGGCAATACGGGATGGTTGTTCCACGTTTTATAAAACAAGCTTGTGAGAATGAGCCAATTACTGTTTTTGGTGATGGCCATCAGACCCGCTCTTTTTGTGACGTAAGGGATGTGGTAGCGGCTCTTGATTTACTTATCAATACTCCTGCGAGTATTGGTAAGAGTATCAATATTGGAAATAATAGAGAAATCTCTATCAATAATCTGGCGGAATTAACAAAAAGTTACTCAAATAGTAACTCTACAATTGTTCACATCCCTTATGAAGAGGCTTATGGGGTCGATTATGTGGATATTGAACAACGTTGCCCTAACCTTAACACCTTACTCACGCTAACGTCTTTTCAGCACAAATGGACTTTAGAAGAGACTTTGAAGGATTTAATTACTAAGTACAAACAATCCCCAAATAATGGATGA
- the ligD gene encoding DNA ligase D, which yields MGLGQYRAKRNFSRTREPPGCESFTNQFRFVIQKHQASHLHYDFRLELQGVLKSWAVPRGPSSNPAIKRTAFQTEDHPLDYAEFEGEIPKGEYGAGTVILWDNGIWEPLDDNPIGCFYKGHLRFSLHGEKLQGDWELIRSATENTWRLVKMNDEFSDFNPIPIVDRMPASVLSGLTLEEFADNPHAKPQLVHRSAKQRIDERLARLHNEAMPEKMSPQLATLADIPPTGDAWLHEIKWDGYRMLAFKKGDTVYIMSRNHIDWTISFQVIADKIRLLPFENLILDGEMVIFDESNRASFQCMQNAIDAGSHSPFRYYCYDMPYYHSKSLLSLPLIERKSLLKAVLRQAPSAIRYNDHIIGEGREVFANACRLGLEGIVSKLADSPYQTKRSKSWLKIKCVKRQEYVIAGFTPPQGARRYFGSLYLGVFNEKGKLEYSGNVGTGFTEASLKTVYQALLPLVIEKNPFTTNPPGCRTATWVKPELVAEVEFSEWTKESNLRHPSFKGLRRDKTAKTIHREETLTVSLLEKVVPESAKPSEKSRVRLSHPEKLLYPEDGISKQQLYDYYEAVAEWMLPFIRERPLTLLRCPEGYQHCFYQKHRTASSSPALKPIPIQDKKTRQWEDYLTVEDEKGLLSLVQMGVLEIHPWGSTIAHLEQADVIVFDLDPAPDVAWNEVVLAAQTVRHYLNTMQLTSFVKTTGGKGLHVVAPILPEHDWDAIKRFTKAFVQTLETIAPDRYVSNMAKKKRQGKVFIDYLRNQWDTTAIAPYSTRARPKAPVAVPLHWDELTDQFEDTFYTLHSLLKRLHTLRENPWQSFFTLHQSLDLD from the coding sequence ATGGGCTTAGGGCAGTATCGCGCCAAACGAAATTTTTCCCGTACCCGTGAACCTCCGGGCTGTGAATCTTTCACTAATCAGTTCCGCTTTGTTATCCAAAAGCATCAAGCCTCCCATCTGCATTATGACTTTCGCTTAGAGCTTCAAGGCGTTTTAAAAAGCTGGGCGGTGCCAAGGGGGCCGAGTTCTAATCCCGCTATCAAACGCACCGCTTTTCAAACAGAAGACCATCCATTGGATTACGCGGAATTTGAAGGGGAAATTCCAAAAGGGGAATATGGTGCGGGTACGGTAATACTTTGGGATAACGGCATTTGGGAGCCGCTCGATGACAATCCCATCGGCTGTTTCTATAAAGGACATTTACGATTTAGCTTACACGGTGAGAAACTCCAGGGGGATTGGGAGCTGATTCGAAGTGCCACAGAAAACACCTGGCGATTAGTGAAGATGAACGATGAGTTTAGTGACTTCAATCCCATCCCCATTGTGGACCGAATGCCTGCGAGTGTATTAAGCGGCTTAACGCTGGAGGAGTTCGCTGATAACCCACATGCGAAGCCACAATTAGTTCATCGAAGCGCAAAACAACGAATCGATGAGCGCCTGGCTCGGTTACACAATGAGGCGATGCCTGAGAAAATGTCACCTCAGCTCGCCACCCTGGCAGATATACCGCCAACAGGGGATGCCTGGCTTCATGAAATTAAATGGGATGGTTACCGGATGCTGGCCTTTAAGAAGGGCGATACGGTATATATCATGTCCCGCAATCACATCGACTGGACAATATCCTTTCAGGTGATTGCTGATAAAATTCGTCTGTTGCCATTTGAAAACCTCATTCTCGATGGCGAAATGGTCATTTTTGATGAATCCAATCGCGCGAGTTTTCAGTGCATGCAAAATGCCATTGATGCCGGTTCCCATTCACCATTTCGTTATTATTGTTATGACATGCCGTATTACCACAGTAAAAGCTTACTATCTTTGCCGCTTATTGAGCGTAAATCGCTACTAAAAGCAGTACTTCGCCAGGCACCAAGTGCTATTCGCTACAACGACCATATTATTGGCGAGGGCCGTGAGGTGTTCGCCAATGCCTGTCGTTTGGGCCTTGAAGGCATTGTGTCTAAATTAGCGGATAGCCCTTATCAGACCAAACGCAGCAAAAGCTGGCTTAAAATCAAATGCGTCAAACGCCAAGAATATGTTATCGCGGGATTTACACCGCCGCAGGGGGCCAGGCGTTATTTTGGCTCTTTATATTTAGGGGTTTTTAATGAGAAAGGGAAGTTGGAGTACAGCGGCAATGTGGGTACGGGGTTTACGGAAGCTTCGTTAAAAACAGTTTATCAGGCATTACTGCCGCTGGTTATTGAAAAAAATCCCTTCACCACCAATCCACCGGGTTGTCGCACCGCCACTTGGGTTAAACCGGAATTAGTCGCTGAGGTGGAATTTAGCGAATGGACTAAAGAAAGTAATTTAAGGCATCCGAGTTTTAAGGGGCTTCGGCGTGATAAGACCGCAAAGACGATTCACCGGGAAGAAACGCTTACGGTCTCGTTGCTTGAAAAGGTAGTACCTGAATCAGCGAAGCCATCTGAAAAATCCCGCGTTCGTCTGAGTCACCCGGAAAAACTTCTTTACCCAGAGGATGGGATTAGCAAACAGCAGCTGTATGATTACTATGAAGCGGTGGCTGAATGGATGTTGCCCTTCATTCGGGAACGTCCGCTCACCTTGTTACGTTGCCCTGAGGGCTATCAGCACTGTTTTTATCAAAAGCATCGAACGGCTTCTTCAAGCCCTGCCTTAAAACCGATACCCATTCAAGACAAAAAAACCCGGCAATGGGAGGACTATCTCACGGTGGAGGATGAAAAAGGGCTTTTAAGTTTAGTGCAAATGGGGGTATTGGAAATTCATCCCTGGGGCAGCACCATCGCTCACCTGGAACAAGCGGATGTTATCGTCTTCGATTTAGATCCAGCCCCCGATGTGGCCTGGAATGAAGTAGTTCTTGCGGCTCAAACCGTGCGCCATTATCTCAATACAATGCAATTAACCTCCTTTGTAAAAACCACCGGTGGCAAGGGCTTGCATGTGGTTGCCCCCATTCTCCCCGAACACGATTGGGATGCGATTAAACGATTTACCAAGGCCTTTGTCCAAACACTGGAAACCATCGCACCTGACCGTTATGTCAGTAACATGGCCAAGAAAAAGCGCCAAGGGAAAGTCTTCATCGATTATTTGCGCAACCAATGGGACACCACCGCCATTGCCCCTTATTCTACCCGAGCCCGCCCAAAAGCGCCGGTGGCAGTGCCGCTTCATTGGGATGAATTAACCGACCAGTTTGAGGATACGTTTTATACCCTTCACTCATTACTGAAACGGCTTCACACTTTGCGAGAAAACCCCTGGCAGTCTTTTTTTACGCTTCATCAATCCCTGGATTTGGATTGA
- a CDS encoding GGDEF domain-containing protein has product MTWLLAVIFLSIVRLLYSKYCIKSKRYLPQQKRALHIFMALTFLMGALWGSSYLVFYPYFLKMNQNIITLVLGGMASGALASLSVYLPAYCAYLLPMFLPLIVYNYWLGGFNHSILATMFSLFVLMLLITAKSQSKILQNTIRLTKEKEEALIEIKRLSITDSLTGLYNRRYFDQRLSEEFARAKRNHHPINLVLIDVDDFKRLNDNYGHPSGDLFLKNLAAAIKNSAQRANDTSFRIGGDEFATILSNTSLEDAILVCQKLQNKVQSEVSNATTLSIGIVSVSPSCPEEDVEQIISVADKTLYEAKKSGKNQVRSQQLHCL; this is encoded by the coding sequence ATGACCTGGTTACTTGCTGTCATCTTTTTAAGCATAGTACGCTTGCTGTATAGTAAGTATTGTATTAAATCAAAGCGTTATCTTCCTCAGCAAAAGCGAGCCCTACACATCTTTATGGCCTTGACATTCCTAATGGGTGCCTTGTGGGGGAGCTCTTATCTAGTATTTTATCCTTACTTTTTAAAAATGAACCAAAATATCATAACCTTGGTTCTCGGGGGAATGGCATCAGGAGCTCTCGCATCATTATCCGTTTATCTTCCTGCCTACTGTGCGTATTTATTACCGATGTTTTTACCTCTAATCGTTTACAACTATTGGTTGGGTGGATTTAATCACAGTATTTTAGCGACGATGTTCTCTTTATTTGTTCTCATGTTACTCATTACAGCAAAATCCCAATCTAAAATTTTACAAAACACTATTCGATTAACCAAAGAAAAAGAGGAAGCACTTATTGAAATCAAGCGTTTATCTATCACCGATTCACTGACGGGCCTTTATAATCGGCGATATTTTGACCAAAGACTAAGTGAAGAGTTTGCTAGAGCCAAACGCAATCATCATCCAATTAACTTGGTGTTAATCGACGTTGATGACTTTAAACGACTTAATGACAACTATGGCCACCCCTCAGGTGATTTGTTTTTAAAGAATTTAGCTGCAGCCATAAAAAATTCTGCCCAGAGAGCAAATGATACTTCTTTTCGGATTGGGGGAGATGAATTTGCTACTATTCTGTCGAACACCTCACTGGAGGACGCTATTCTAGTATGCCAGAAATTACAAAATAAAGTTCAATCTGAAGTGTCGAATGCAACTACACTGAGTATTGGTATCGTGAGTGTGTCCCCAAGCTGCCCAGAGGAAGACGTAGAGCAAATCATTTCAGTAGCCGATAAAACATTGTATGAAGCAAAGAAAAGCGGAAAAAATCAAGTTCGCTCTCAACAGCTTCATTGCCTATAA
- a CDS encoding SOS response-associated peptidase: protein MCGRFSVDTDIEKLKQQFEVTTVEPLPQSRNVAPTEAALCLIPTEEGLKAVQMRWGIVPWYAKSKKSMLLINARAEQAAEKPAFKQAIKYRRCLLIMNGFFEWQHHPKDNKTVKQPYYIHQKDNALLAVAAIWERFEPEPDLIIPSCCLLTTSPNELVSQLHDRMPWFLNETQQAKWLSPAPFSTEEVSNLLHQPQSVELVCHPVTPKMNSALYKGDDCIEVLPTDASMTE from the coding sequence ATGTGCGGCCGATTTTCTGTCGACACCGATATCGAGAAACTAAAACAGCAATTTGAAGTCACAACGGTTGAGCCTTTACCCCAAAGTCGCAATGTCGCGCCAACGGAGGCCGCCCTTTGCCTTATTCCCACTGAAGAAGGCTTAAAGGCCGTGCAAATGCGCTGGGGCATTGTGCCCTGGTATGCGAAAAGCAAAAAATCAATGCTGCTCATTAATGCACGCGCTGAACAAGCCGCCGAAAAGCCGGCCTTTAAACAAGCGATTAAATACCGGCGCTGCCTTTTAATTATGAATGGTTTTTTTGAATGGCAGCATCACCCTAAAGACAATAAAACCGTCAAACAACCCTATTACATTCATCAGAAAGACAATGCCCTTTTAGCGGTCGCTGCCATTTGGGAGCGCTTTGAACCTGAGCCAGACCTGATTATTCCTTCCTGCTGCTTACTGACCACCTCGCCCAATGAACTGGTCAGTCAACTCCATGACCGAATGCCCTGGTTTTTAAACGAGACCCAGCAAGCAAAATGGCTCTCCCCTGCCCCGTTTTCCACTGAGGAAGTGAGTAACTTACTCCATCAACCACAGTCGGTTGAGCTCGTCTGCCATCCCGTGACGCCTAAAATGAATTCCGCACTGTATAAGGGGGACGATTGCATTGAAGTTCTGCCGACTGATGCCTCCATGACAGAATGA